The Deltaproteobacteria bacterium HGW-Deltaproteobacteria-6 genome has a segment encoding these proteins:
- a CDS encoding F0F1 ATP synthase subunit delta, with protein MISNISKRYARAFFEIAEEEKKLEQYYNELSQFSSIVAENKDLGGFLANPIFDEEAKKKVLDKIIGKLSLSKMTINFLNLLIDKKRIDVLPDIESCYRQLMDETLQKVRVTLRTAFPLSGETQDYITSNLKKMTGREVEVTVESDKGLLGGIVIGVGDTLYDGSIKNQLNNMRNLLGEAR; from the coding sequence TTGATCAGCAATATTTCAAAACGATACGCTCGCGCATTTTTTGAAATTGCCGAGGAAGAAAAGAAACTGGAACAGTATTATAACGAGCTCAGTCAGTTTTCTTCAATTGTTGCAGAGAATAAAGATTTGGGTGGCTTTTTAGCCAATCCGATCTTTGACGAGGAAGCTAAGAAGAAAGTGCTGGATAAGATCATCGGCAAATTATCGCTTTCTAAAATGACAATCAATTTTTTAAATTTGCTGATCGATAAGAAACGGATCGATGTTTTACCGGACATTGAAAGCTGCTACAGGCAGTTGATGGATGAAACGCTTCAAAAAGTGAGAGTAACTTTGAGGACGGCATTTCCTCTATCCGGTGAGACGCAGGATTACATAACCTCTAATTTGAAAAAAATGACGGGCCGCGAAGTTGAAGTAACGGTTGAATCAGACAAGGGCCTATTAGGTGGCATAGTTATTGGTGTTGGTGATACGCTTTATGACGGCAGCATCAAAAACCAATTGAATAATATGAGGAATCTCTTAGGGGAGGCAAGATAA